One region of Bosea sp. 29B genomic DNA includes:
- a CDS encoding OpgC domain-containing protein has translation MTALPSAPAKRPRDERLDLFRGLTMLIIFVAHLPANSWNAWIPARFGFSSGAELFVFCSGLASALAFGGVFTRRGLWLGTARIAYRIWQVYWAQIGLVLALIALAALLDRAFGLSVLAQQFSPLLADPERALLGLATLTWQPDYLDILPMYLVILALVPVMMLGRRLHAALPFLIAVGLYAAVWRWGLNLPGNPWNDAGWFLNPFAWQLIFFIGFFIGMSWLPVPRLGDRRLMIAAGLFILVSVPLSFWGILDHWPAAQAIRDLIIPASEKTDLHILRVLHFLALAYLVLSLIEPWRDRLDRGAGHFLILIGRQSLAAFLASVVLARLLGTVADMAGRSEPVVALLNLAGFALILAAALVVGWFKSAPWSGPRLKPAAERQHEPAAASLTTRVREAS, from the coding sequence ATGACCGCGCTCCCTTCCGCGCCGGCGAAGCGGCCTCGCGACGAGCGGCTCGACCTCTTCCGCGGCCTGACCATGCTGATCATCTTCGTCGCGCATCTGCCCGCGAACAGCTGGAACGCCTGGATACCCGCACGCTTCGGTTTCTCCTCGGGGGCGGAGCTTTTCGTCTTCTGCTCCGGCCTCGCCAGCGCGCTCGCCTTCGGCGGCGTCTTCACCCGGCGCGGCCTCTGGCTCGGTACGGCCCGCATCGCCTACCGGATCTGGCAGGTCTACTGGGCGCAGATCGGCCTCGTTCTGGCGCTGATCGCGCTCGCCGCCCTGCTGGATCGTGCTTTCGGCCTCTCCGTCCTCGCGCAGCAATTTTCGCCGCTGCTGGCTGATCCGGAACGCGCGCTGCTCGGCCTCGCCACGCTCACCTGGCAGCCGGACTATCTCGACATCCTGCCGATGTATCTCGTGATCCTTGCGCTGGTGCCGGTGATGATGCTGGGCCGGCGCCTGCACGCCGCATTGCCCTTCCTGATCGCGGTCGGGCTCTACGCGGCAGTCTGGCGGTGGGGGCTCAACCTGCCCGGCAACCCCTGGAACGATGCCGGCTGGTTCCTCAACCCCTTCGCCTGGCAGCTGATCTTCTTCATCGGCTTCTTCATCGGCATGAGCTGGCTGCCGGTGCCGCGGCTCGGCGACCGGCGCCTCATGATCGCAGCCGGGCTCTTCATCCTCGTCTCGGTGCCGCTGTCCTTCTGGGGCATCCTCGATCACTGGCCGGCGGCGCAGGCGATCCGCGACCTGATCATCCCCGCCAGCGAGAAGACCGACCTGCATATCCTGCGGGTGCTGCACTTCCTGGCGCTCGCCTATCTCGTTCTGAGCCTGATCGAGCCCTGGCGCGACCGGCTCGACCGTGGCGCTGGCCATTTCCTCATCCTGATCGGACGGCAATCGCTCGCGGCTTTCCTTGCCAGCGTGGTGCTGGCGCGGCTGCTGGGTACGGTCGCCGACATGGCCGGGCGCAGCGAGCCGGTGGTGGCGCTGCTCAACCTCGCCGGCTTCGCGCTGATCCTCGCCGCCGCGCTTGTCGTCGGCTGGTTCAAGAGCGCGCCCTGGTCGGGTCCGAGGCTCAAGCCCGCCGCGGAGCGGCAGCATGAACCGGCCGCGGCCTCGCTGACAACACGGGTCCGTGAAGCGAGTTGA
- a CDS encoding extracellular solute-binding protein — protein MTHLIDRRAVLAGLAGMAAAPAFAQSASGTVVLYTSNNAQSVDAVLGVAKEKQPGLKISTITGGSGQLLRRIEAESAKPQADIFWSSSANTLGAFKQLFEAYASPAAAAIPAVLRHPENLWTASNVHLVVAMVNKNQLGGKPAPKTWKDLVDPAFKGKIIIADPTNSSTAFTILWGVDKLMGPDGLKALAANLTVSSAASTVLRAVGQGEYAIGLTFESNAYAYVAGGQREISLLYPAEGTFSTPEFQVLVKGAPAGAAARAAYDLMLSKEAQIALLENAFRRPSRSDIDVSKHVELPAMESIKVFAIDEDDAAAKRDEFLKRWQSYATAAK, from the coding sequence ATGACCCATCTCATCGATCGCCGCGCCGTGCTCGCAGGCCTTGCCGGCATGGCGGCTGCTCCCGCTTTCGCCCAGAGCGCCTCGGGCACCGTCGTGCTCTACACCTCCAACAACGCCCAGTCGGTCGATGCCGTGCTCGGCGTCGCCAAGGAGAAGCAGCCTGGCCTCAAGATCAGCACGATCACCGGCGGCTCGGGCCAGCTCCTGCGCCGCATCGAGGCCGAGTCCGCCAAGCCCCAGGCCGACATCTTCTGGAGCTCCAGCGCCAACACGCTCGGCGCCTTCAAGCAGCTGTTCGAAGCCTATGCCTCGCCAGCTGCTGCCGCCATTCCGGCAGTGCTGCGCCATCCCGAGAACCTCTGGACCGCTTCGAACGTCCATCTCGTCGTCGCGATGGTCAACAAGAACCAGCTCGGCGGCAAGCCGGCGCCCAAGACCTGGAAGGACCTGGTCGATCCGGCTTTCAAGGGCAAGATCATCATCGCCGATCCCACCAACAGCTCGACCGCCTTCACCATCCTCTGGGGCGTCGACAAGCTGATGGGACCGGACGGGCTCAAGGCGCTCGCCGCCAACCTGACCGTCTCAAGCGCCGCCTCGACCGTGCTGCGTGCCGTCGGCCAGGGCGAATATGCCATCGGCCTCACCTTCGAGTCGAACGCCTATGCCTATGTCGCCGGCGGCCAGCGCGAGATCTCGCTGCTCTATCCCGCCGAAGGCACCTTCTCGACGCCGGAGTTCCAGGTGCTGGTCAAGGGCGCGCCGGCCGGCGCCGCTGCCAGGGCCGCCTATGACCTGATGCTGTCGAAGGAAGCCCAGATCGCGCTGCTGGAGAACGCTTTCCGCCGGCCCAGCCGCAGCGATATCGACGTCTCCAAGCATGTCGAGCTGCCCGCCATGGAGAGCATCAAGGTCTTCGCCATCGACGAAGACGATGCCGCCGCCAAGCGTGACGAGTTCCTCAAGCGCTGGCAGTCTTACGCTACCGCCGCGAAGTAG
- a CDS encoding tetratricopeptide repeat protein encodes MSYALHHDLSGDRITVANDAARLAWNDTLEALLAHAAATPDHLARTLAADPDFALAHAAKGLMLLSLARSELLGPARDCLARARAAARLRQVTRREAMVVEALALWLDAAPRRAAERLEAILLAHPFDVLALKLSHGIRFMLGDQVEMLSTLRRVAPGFGESHPLAGYVHGCHAFALEERGFYVEAERAGRRAVALSPRDAWGRHAVAHVLEMTGRADEGIVWLGDGRDIAHANNLRFHIFWHLALFRLERGETGEVLRLYDEEIRAESTDDYRDIANGASLLARLEFAGVDVGQRWEELAARAEGRVHDGCLVFADLHYALSLLGAGHAAQAETIARGLIADAQAHPSGERRDAARNGALAAFGLIAFHERDYREAARLLGAARDGLLTVGGSHAQRDLFEQAYAESLIRSGEHDRAAVVLLERLARRKGHNRFASRRLETLGRLGKTASGLVAALAVASTPLAIAH; translated from the coding sequence ATGTCCTACGCCTTGCATCACGATCTCTCCGGCGACCGCATCACCGTCGCGAACGATGCCGCGCGGCTCGCCTGGAACGATACGCTTGAAGCGCTGCTCGCCCATGCCGCCGCCACGCCCGACCATCTCGCCCGGACGCTCGCAGCCGATCCGGATTTCGCCCTGGCGCATGCCGCCAAAGGGTTGATGCTGCTCTCGCTGGCGCGCAGCGAATTGCTCGGTCCGGCCCGCGATTGCCTCGCCAGGGCCCGCGCGGCGGCGCGCCTGCGGCAGGTCACGCGGCGCGAGGCGATGGTCGTCGAGGCACTGGCGCTTTGGCTCGACGCGGCCCCGCGCCGGGCGGCGGAGCGGCTGGAAGCGATCCTCCTCGCCCATCCCTTCGACGTGCTGGCGCTCAAGCTCTCGCACGGCATCCGCTTCATGCTCGGCGACCAGGTCGAGATGCTGTCGACCTTGCGCCGCGTCGCACCCGGCTTCGGCGAGAGCCATCCGCTCGCCGGCTATGTCCATGGCTGCCATGCCTTCGCGCTGGAGGAGCGTGGCTTCTATGTTGAGGCCGAGCGGGCCGGACGCCGCGCCGTCGCGTTGAGCCCGCGCGACGCCTGGGGGCGGCATGCCGTCGCCCATGTGCTGGAGATGACCGGCCGCGCGGACGAAGGCATCGTCTGGCTCGGCGATGGCCGCGACATCGCCCACGCCAACAACCTGCGCTTCCACATCTTCTGGCATCTCGCTCTGTTCCGGCTGGAACGCGGCGAGACCGGCGAGGTGCTGCGGCTCTATGACGAGGAGATCCGGGCCGAGTCGACCGACGATTACCGCGATATCGCCAATGGCGCCTCGCTGCTGGCGCGGCTTGAGTTCGCCGGTGTGGACGTCGGCCAGCGCTGGGAGGAGCTCGCCGCCAGGGCGGAAGGCCGCGTCCATGATGGCTGTCTCGTCTTCGCCGACCTGCACTATGCCCTGTCGCTGCTCGGCGCCGGACATGCCGCGCAGGCCGAGACAATCGCCCGCGGTTTGATCGCGGATGCGCAGGCCCATCCCAGCGGCGAACGGCGTGACGCGGCCCGCAACGGCGCGCTGGCTGCTTTCGGGCTGATCGCCTTCCACGAGCGCGACTACCGCGAGGCGGCCCGCCTGCTCGGCGCCGCCCGTGACGGTCTGCTCACCGTCGGAGGCAGCCACGCCCAGCGTGACCTGTTCGAGCAAGCCTATGCCGAGAGCCTGATCCGGTCCGGCGAGCACGATCGCGCCGCAGTCGTCCTGCTCGAGCGCCTGGCACGGCGCAAGGGACACAACCGCTTCGCCAGCCGCCGGCTCGAAACGCTCGGGCGGCTCGGAAAGACGGCGAGCGGCCTCGTCGCCGCGCTCGCAGTCGCCTCTACCCCGCTCGCCATCGCCCACTGA
- a CDS encoding DUF6789 family protein — protein sequence MTTATMTQGFALPSTRTVFNLAIGGFAGLGFWELFSAVPTAWFAEYPLEPPELVKSLFAHQFGLTLSTPTAKLLHFVTGFLFYPLGYWLLTRWVKSFGMPADGWIWGVITYFIALAFFAPLAGQHFLLNDVPRLSAMSLVGHAIYGYLAAYVFEALEARRS from the coding sequence ATGACTACCGCGACCATGACCCAGGGCTTCGCGTTGCCCTCCACCCGCACCGTGTTCAACCTCGCCATTGGTGGCTTCGCCGGCCTCGGCTTCTGGGAATTGTTCTCGGCCGTGCCCACCGCCTGGTTCGCCGAATATCCGCTGGAGCCGCCGGAGCTGGTGAAGTCGCTGTTTGCGCACCAGTTTGGCCTGACCCTGTCGACGCCGACCGCCAAGCTGCTGCACTTCGTCACCGGCTTCCTGTTCTATCCGCTCGGCTACTGGCTGCTGACCCGCTGGGTGAAGAGCTTCGGCATGCCGGCCGACGGCTGGATCTGGGGCGTGATCACCTATTTCATCGCGCTCGCCTTCTTCGCGCCTCTGGCCGGGCAGCACTTCCTCCTGAACGACGTGCCGCGCCTGTCTGCCATGAGTCTCGTCGGGCACGCGATCTACGGCTACCTCGCGGCCTATGTCTTCGAAGCGCTCGAAGCGCGCCGGTCCTGA
- a CDS encoding YHS domain-containing (seleno)protein, translating to MLDRRAFIHLAVAALAAAGVARAEAQADTPQPVNTLGSSDGVAIRGYDPVAYFRDGGPRLGKPEFSVRHGGAVWRFASAEHKALFEADPERYLPAYGGFCAYGTSRAYLVKIEPEAWSIVDGRLYLNYDLSIRETWARRTKTYIARADGNWPRLTAKDIR from the coding sequence ATGCTCGACAGACGCGCATTCATCCATCTCGCGGTCGCGGCGCTCGCCGCCGCGGGCGTCGCCAGGGCTGAAGCGCAAGCGGACACGCCCCAGCCGGTCAATACGCTCGGCTCCTCGGACGGCGTCGCGATCCGCGGCTATGACCCCGTCGCCTATTTTCGCGATGGCGGCCCGCGGCTCGGCAAGCCGGAATTCTCGGTTCGGCATGGCGGCGCCGTCTGGCGCTTCGCCAGCGCCGAGCACAAGGCGCTGTTCGAGGCCGATCCGGAGCGCTATCTGCCGGCCTATGGCGGCTTTTGCGCCTATGGCACGTCGCGCGCTTATCTCGTCAAGATCGAGCCGGAGGCCTGGTCGATCGTCGATGGCAGGCTCTATCTCAATTACGATCTCAGCATACGCGAGACTTGGGCGCGCCGGACGAAGACCTATATCGCCCGGGCTGACGGCAACTGGCCGCGGCTTACGGCGAAGGACATTCGCTGA
- a CDS encoding sigma-70 family RNA polymerase sigma factor, which translates to MSLQELETRLRPIFLAALAGDAAAYRLFLDTISVRLRGYLRQMLARAGRSEASEAEDVLQETLLALHLARHTYDAASPVTAWAHAIARYKLVDHLRRSGRHVANLPLDDEAYQLAGPVDGAAAEAKLDLERAMAALPERTRALIDRVKLQGTSVAEAAQAAGMTENAAKVAIHRGLQAMAKFLSRRGERPG; encoded by the coding sequence GTGTCGCTGCAAGAGCTTGAAACCCGGCTCCGACCGATCTTCCTCGCGGCCCTTGCCGGCGATGCCGCGGCCTATCGCCTGTTCCTCGACACGATCAGCGTGCGGCTGCGGGGCTATCTCAGGCAGATGCTGGCGCGCGCCGGCCGAAGCGAGGCGAGCGAGGCCGAGGACGTGCTGCAGGAAACCCTGCTGGCATTGCACCTGGCCCGCCACACCTATGACGCCGCGAGCCCGGTGACGGCCTGGGCGCACGCGATCGCACGCTACAAGCTCGTCGATCATCTGCGCCGCTCCGGCCGCCATGTCGCCAACCTGCCGCTCGACGACGAGGCCTATCAGCTCGCCGGGCCGGTCGATGGTGCGGCGGCAGAGGCGAAGCTCGATCTGGAGCGCGCCATGGCCGCCCTGCCGGAGCGCACGCGCGCCCTGATCGACAGGGTCAAGCTTCAGGGAACGAGCGTCGCCGAGGCTGCGCAGGCGGCGGGCATGACCGAAAACGCCGCCAAGGTCGCGATCCATCGCGGATTGCAGGCCATGGCCAAGTTCCTCTCCCGGCGCGGGGAGCGGCCGGGATGA
- a CDS encoding PHB depolymerase family esterase, whose product MARRRWLAGALASLITVASAGAQEPIRPQSGDACPSDAGCIVASGSYRIVLPQQATSERPVGAIMYFHGYQGSAEETIADPGLLAVARRLGVALIAPDGAGHSWSYPGSPARHRDEFAFIGQVLDDVAARFPVDHRRILASGFSQGGSMAWYLACRMPARFAAFAPIAGAFWEPLPERCDGPRPPLIHVHGTSDTTVPLVGRTLRSGARQGDVFRSFAILAPGGCTAPWAETARGPSGVQDLTCRVASGCGGEARLELCLHAGGHGADPAWVERAWRLMMPAGEPLSTAHRPLTSP is encoded by the coding sequence ATGGCCAGAAGGCGATGGCTCGCAGGCGCGCTGGCCAGCTTGATCACTGTCGCATCGGCCGGCGCCCAGGAGCCCATCCGGCCGCAATCCGGAGATGCCTGTCCCAGTGATGCGGGCTGCATCGTGGCGAGCGGCAGCTATCGGATCGTCCTGCCGCAGCAAGCCACCAGCGAGCGGCCGGTCGGGGCGATCATGTATTTCCATGGCTATCAAGGCTCGGCCGAGGAGACGATCGCCGATCCCGGACTGCTCGCCGTCGCCCGGCGCCTCGGCGTCGCGCTGATCGCGCCCGACGGAGCCGGGCACAGCTGGTCCTATCCCGGCTCGCCGGCGCGACATCGCGACGAGTTCGCCTTCATCGGACAGGTGCTGGACGATGTCGCGGCGCGTTTTCCCGTCGATCATCGCCGCATCCTGGCGAGCGGCTTCTCGCAGGGCGGCTCGATGGCCTGGTATCTCGCCTGCCGGATGCCGGCGCGGTTCGCCGCCTTCGCGCCGATCGCCGGCGCTTTCTGGGAGCCTCTGCCGGAGCGCTGCGATGGTCCGCGCCCACCGCTGATCCATGTCCATGGCACGAGCGATACGACGGTGCCGCTCGTCGGCCGCACGTTGCGCTCTGGAGCGCGGCAGGGCGATGTCTTCAGGAGCTTTGCGATCCTCGCGCCGGGCGGCTGCACGGCGCCCTGGGCCGAAACCGCCCGCGGCCCTTCCGGAGTACAGGATCTCACCTGTCGCGTCGCCTCCGGCTGCGGCGGTGAGGCCAGGCTGGAGCTTTGCCTGCATGCCGGCGGCCACGGGGCCGATCCGGCCTGGGTCGAGCGCGCCTGGCGGCTGATGATGCCGGCAGGCGAACCTCTCTCCACAGCACATCGCCCGCTCACGTCTCCGTGA
- a CDS encoding iron ABC transporter permease, protein MSVQFRSIWFWLSALALAILAVFLLYPLLNVLTGSIGSGSRNGWVTLAGDPKYFAAIVNTVVLGIAVTLTTTLIGVPLAYFTARFDFPGKGIVAVLPLITLVIPEVIAAQTWLMMLGNNGFITRWLGGHGIDMPSFYGWPGLITVMTFTYYTYTYIGTLAAIRGFDVQLEEAAQSLGTSPAQSRLKVMLPVVLPSVLASALLVFTLVVGNFATATILGSRVPLLSVLTYQAAVAEGGSDPVMQSTLATVSIALVMIVLFVQRWIVARGRHEVTQGRGARAERLRGLPGLVIGLSAAVLVIVSLLPLGSIVVGAFTVSRGPVMRWGEWTTAHVERLVRIAPDPVINTLLYSAAATAIGITFSALVSYLIVKKRNILTPALDYLTALPLALSGTIIGIGLIMSFNTGFLPLTGTASIIVLAYVVRRLPFGIRNSSSTLYNIPNSIEEASISLGVPPVATFFKVVLPLMLPAVAAATVLTWTTTVAELSASIIVYSGGRETMPIQIYKLIDSNLMAPASAYGLVLVAVILIPIIVATRVFKIDLFSSKA, encoded by the coding sequence ATGAGCGTGCAGTTCCGCTCGATCTGGTTCTGGCTCTCCGCGCTGGCGCTGGCGATCCTGGCCGTCTTCCTGCTCTATCCGCTGCTGAACGTGCTGACCGGCTCCATCGGCAGTGGCAGCCGCAACGGCTGGGTGACACTGGCCGGCGATCCCAAGTACTTCGCCGCCATCGTCAACACCGTCGTGCTCGGGATCGCGGTGACCCTCACCACGACGCTGATCGGCGTGCCTCTCGCCTATTTCACGGCGCGCTTCGATTTTCCGGGCAAGGGCATCGTCGCGGTGCTGCCGCTGATCACCCTGGTCATCCCCGAGGTCATCGCCGCCCAGACCTGGCTGATGATGCTCGGCAACAACGGCTTCATCACCCGCTGGCTCGGCGGCCACGGCATCGACATGCCGAGCTTCTACGGCTGGCCCGGCCTGATCACGGTGATGACCTTCACCTATTACACCTACACCTATATCGGCACGCTCGCCGCCATCCGCGGCTTCGACGTCCAGCTCGAGGAAGCCGCGCAGAGCCTCGGCACCTCGCCGGCTCAGTCGCGTCTGAAGGTGATGCTGCCAGTGGTGTTGCCCTCGGTGCTGGCGAGCGCGTTGCTCGTCTTCACCCTGGTCGTCGGGAACTTCGCCACCGCCACCATCCTCGGCAGCCGCGTGCCACTGCTCTCGGTGCTGACCTACCAGGCGGCCGTCGCCGAGGGCGGCTCCGACCCGGTGATGCAGTCGACGCTGGCCACCGTCTCGATTGCGCTTGTGATGATCGTGCTCTTCGTCCAGCGCTGGATCGTGGCGCGCGGCCGCCACGAGGTCACGCAAGGACGCGGCGCCCGCGCCGAGAGGCTGCGCGGCCTGCCCGGCCTCGTCATCGGCCTGTCTGCCGCGGTGCTGGTCATCGTCTCGCTGCTGCCGCTGGGCTCGATCGTCGTCGGCGCCTTCACAGTCTCGCGCGGCCCGGTGATGCGCTGGGGCGAGTGGACCACGGCCCATGTCGAGCGGCTCGTCAGGATCGCGCCCGATCCCGTGATCAACACGCTGCTCTACTCGGCCGCCGCGACCGCGATCGGCATCACCTTCAGCGCCCTCGTAAGCTATCTGATCGTCAAGAAGCGGAACATCCTGACGCCGGCGCTCGACTATCTGACGGCGCTGCCGCTGGCGCTGTCAGGCACGATCATCGGCATCGGCCTGATCATGTCCTTCAACACCGGCTTCCTGCCGCTGACCGGCACTGCCAGCATCATCGTGCTCGCCTATGTCGTGCGCCGGCTGCCCTTCGGCATCCGTAACTCGTCCTCGACGCTCTACAACATCCCCAATTCGATCGAGGAAGCCTCGATCAGCCTCGGGGTGCCGCCGGTGGCGACCTTCTTCAAGGTCGTGCTGCCGCTGATGCTGCCCGCCGTCGCCGCCGCCACCGTGCTGACCTGGACGACCACCGTCGCCGAGCTCTCGGCCTCGATCATCGTCTATTCCGGCGGCCGAGAGACCATGCCGATCCAGATCTACAAGCTGATCGACTCCAACCTGATGGCCCCGGCCTCGGCCTATGGCCTGGTGCTGGTCGCGGTGATCCTGATCCCGATCATCGTCGCGACCCGCGTTTTCAAGATCGACCTGTTCTCGTCGAAGGCCTGA
- a CDS encoding thiamine pyrophosphate-binding protein, translating to MRHERIAAEPAGSGLGQPVTGADLLAAQLAAAGATHAFGIPGGEVLALVDALGRASIRFELARHENAAGFMAEGLWHATGALPVLVATLGPGVANAVNVVANAQQDRVPLIFVTGCVDQALAESYTHQVFDHQAVLRPLVKASFRIAPGTEDLVVAKAAATARRGRPGPVHIDLPISVAEARTVWRVAPALTSAVSAIPADLRPAQALIAAAQRPLVIAGLDLVEQRGGAALDRFLAATGAPLLTTYKAKGLVPEDDPRVIGAVGLSPRADAIVQPLIEAADLIVLAGYDPIEMRQGWRNPWPAGKPVIDIVAEPVQHGMHHSSLLLEGDVGTILTRLTDGLSAKATWLGGEPAAIRGAFRAAFTAPAEWGPHAVFETLRKIAPAGTVATADSGAHRILLSQIWNCDGPRTLLQSSGLCTMGCALPLATGAAFGSGRPTLCFVGDAGLEMVLGELATLRDLNLPVIVVVLVDRALGLIALKQRQLGLARSGVDIGETDFAGIARAIGGHGATIEDRETLAREAEAAFRRDGFTLLACRIDAGSYEGAF from the coding sequence ATGCGCCATGAACGGATAGCGGCGGAGCCGGCGGGCTCCGGCCTCGGGCAACCCGTCACGGGCGCCGATCTCCTGGCCGCGCAACTGGCCGCTGCCGGCGCCACCCACGCTTTCGGCATCCCCGGCGGCGAAGTACTGGCGTTGGTTGACGCGCTCGGGCGCGCCAGCATCCGTTTCGAGCTCGCCCGGCACGAGAACGCCGCCGGCTTCATGGCCGAAGGGCTCTGGCATGCGACCGGCGCGCTGCCCGTGCTGGTCGCGACGCTCGGCCCTGGCGTCGCCAATGCGGTCAACGTCGTCGCCAATGCGCAGCAGGACCGGGTGCCGCTGATCTTTGTGACCGGCTGCGTCGATCAGGCTCTGGCCGAGAGCTATACGCATCAGGTCTTCGACCATCAGGCCGTGCTGCGCCCGCTGGTCAAGGCGAGCTTCCGCATCGCCCCCGGCACCGAGGACCTCGTGGTGGCCAAGGCCGCCGCCACCGCCCGGCGCGGCCGGCCGGGGCCGGTCCATATCGACCTGCCGATCTCTGTCGCTGAAGCCCGCACGGTCTGGCGCGTGGCGCCTGCGCTGACGTCGGCCGTGTCCGCTATCCCCGCCGATCTGCGGCCGGCGCAAGCGCTGATCGCCGCAGCGCAAAGGCCTCTGGTCATTGCTGGGCTCGATCTCGTCGAGCAGCGGGGCGGGGCTGCGCTCGATCGCTTCCTAGCCGCGACCGGCGCGCCGCTGCTCACCACCTACAAGGCCAAAGGACTGGTTCCCGAGGACGATCCGCGCGTGATCGGCGCCGTCGGCCTCTCGCCCAGGGCCGACGCGATCGTCCAGCCGTTGATCGAGGCGGCCGATCTGATCGTGCTCGCCGGCTACGACCCGATCGAGATGCGCCAGGGCTGGCGCAATCCCTGGCCCGCCGGCAAGCCGGTCATCGACATCGTCGCCGAGCCGGTCCAGCACGGCATGCATCATTCCAGTCTGCTGCTGGAAGGCGATGTCGGCACGATCCTGACGCGGCTCACGGACGGGCTTTCAGCGAAGGCGACTTGGTTGGGCGGCGAGCCCGCGGCGATCCGCGGGGCCTTCCGCGCCGCCTTCACCGCTCCCGCCGAATGGGGGCCGCATGCCGTCTTCGAAACCCTGCGCAAGATCGCTCCGGCCGGCACGGTTGCGACTGCCGATTCCGGTGCGCACCGCATCCTGCTCAGTCAGATCTGGAATTGCGACGGCCCGCGCACCCTGCTGCAATCGAGCGGGCTCTGCACCATGGGCTGCGCCCTGCCGCTGGCGACGGGGGCTGCGTTCGGCTCCGGCCGCCCGACCCTCTGCTTCGTCGGCGATGCCGGGCTCGAGATGGTGCTCGGCGAACTAGCGACCTTGCGCGACCTGAACCTGCCGGTGATCGTCGTCGTGCTCGTCGACCGGGCGCTCGGGCTGATCGCGCTGAAGCAGCGCCAGCTCGGCCTGGCGCGTTCTGGCGTCGATATCGGCGAGACCGACTTCGCCGGTATCGCCAGGGCGATAGGCGGGCATGGCGCGACGATAGAGGATCGAGAGACGCTCGCACGCGAGGCTGAGGCAGCCTTCCGACGCGATGGCTTCACGTTGCTGGCCTGCCGCATCGACGCCGGCAGCTATGAGGGCGCCTTCTGA
- a CDS encoding DUF1109 domain-containing protein, with the protein MDQRTMQTNELIAVMTAGHRPVDTGWLRRATWLCALAALALTALLVLIVLGVRPDLAGVWSTPPVIAKALVGASVAGIALVLFQRSLRPGLKPGRELPLVALPVALIALWALAALFQAPFADWSALIFGRYWRACLVAVPLYALVPLVVLFGLARRGAPVDGRLTGACAGLASAGLATLAYSLHCPDDTAPFLATWYTIAIAAVTGIGALIFPRLLRW; encoded by the coding sequence ATGGACCAGAGAACCATGCAGACCAATGAGCTGATCGCGGTGATGACCGCGGGCCACCGCCCGGTGGATACCGGCTGGCTGCGCCGGGCCACCTGGCTCTGCGCGCTGGCGGCGCTGGCGCTCACCGCCCTGCTCGTCCTGATCGTCCTGGGTGTTCGCCCGGATCTTGCTGGCGTCTGGTCGACGCCCCCCGTGATCGCCAAGGCGCTGGTCGGCGCCAGCGTCGCCGGCATCGCGCTCGTGCTGTTCCAGCGCAGCCTGCGCCCGGGGCTGAAGCCAGGCAGAGAGCTGCCGCTGGTTGCTCTCCCGGTCGCACTCATCGCTCTCTGGGCGCTAGCCGCACTCTTCCAAGCGCCTTTCGCGGATTGGAGCGCGCTGATCTTCGGCCGCTATTGGCGCGCCTGCCTCGTCGCGGTGCCGCTCTACGCGCTGGTTCCGCTCGTCGTCCTCTTCGGATTGGCGCGTCGCGGCGCACCGGTCGACGGCAGGCTGACGGGAGCCTGCGCCGGCCTCGCCTCGGCCGGACTTGCGACCCTCGCCTACAGCCTGCATTGCCCGGACGACACGGCGCCGTTCCTGGCAACCTGGTACACGATCGCGATCGCGGCGGTCACCGGAATCGGCGCGCTGATCTTCCCGCGGCTCCTGCGCTGGTAG